In Metarhizium brunneum chromosome 3, complete sequence, a genomic segment contains:
- the lad1 gene encoding L-arabinitol 4-dehydrogenase — protein sequence MPPAATGGLSLKPNIGVYTNPKHDLWISEAEPTARSVTAGSDLKPGEVTIAIRSTGICGSDVHFWHAGCIGPMIVEGDHILGHESAGDVIAVHPSVTSLKVGDRVAVEPNIICNACEPCLTGHYNGCENVAFLSTPPVPGLLRRYVNHPAVWCHKIGDMSYENGSLLEPLSVALAGMQRAKMQLGDAVLVCGAGPIGLVTLLCCAAGGASPLVITDISESRLAFAKELCPRVITHKIEPGSAEDTAKAIVKAFNGVEPALTMECTGVESSISAAIWATKFGGKVFIIGVGKNEINIPFMRASVREVDIQLQYRYSNTWPRAIRLVESGVIDLSRLVTHRFPLEDALKAFETSADPKSGAIKVQIQSFD from the exons ATGCCCCCCGCAGCCACCGGCGGCCTTTCTCTGAAGCCAAATATTGGTGTTTATACGAATCCAAAGCATGACTTGTGGATTAGCGAGGCCGAGCCTACTGCTAGGAGTGTTACCGCGGGCTCGGATTTGAAACCCGGTGAAGTGACAATTGCTATTCGAAGCACCGGTATTTGCGG CTCTGATGTTCACTTTTGGCACGCTGGCTGTATCGGCCCCATGATTGTGGAAGGAGACCACATCCTGGGTCATGAATCTGCTGGCGACGTCATCGCAGTGCACCCATCCGTCACAAGCTTGAAGGTTGGAGACCGTGTGGCAGTTGAGCCCAACATCATCTGCAATGCTTGCGAGCCCTGCTTGACAGGACACTACAACGGCTGCGAGAACGTCGCCTTCTTGTCCACTCCCCCCGTGCCGGGGCTTCTACGCCGATATGTCAACCACCCGGCTGTCTGGTGCCACAAGATTGGCGACATGTCATATGAGAACGGCTCACTTCTCGAGCCCTTGAGTGTAGCTCTTGCCGGCATGCAACGAGCCAAGATGCAGCTCGGAGACGCAGTCCTGGTCTGTGGTGCCGGCCCAATCGGACTCGTCACCTTGCTGTGTTGcgctgccggcggcgctAGCCCCCTCGTCATCACCGACATATCAGAGAGCAGACTCGCTTTTGCCAAGGAGCTCTGCCCCCGCGTAATTACTCACAAGATCGAACCCGGCTCCGCTGAGGACACGGCAAAGGCCATTGTGAAAGCATTTAACGGAGTTGAGCCTGCCCTGACCATGGAGTGCACCGGTGTCGAAAGCAGCATCAGTGCTGCCATATGGGCGACCAAGTTTGGCGGCAAGGTGTTCATCATTGGTGTTGGAAAGAACGAAATCAACATTCCATTCATGCGCGCCAGCGTGCGTGAAGTCGACATTCAGCTGCAATACCGGTACAGCAACACCTGGCCTCGAGCCATTCGCCTGGTGGAAAGCGGTGTCATTGATTTGTCGAGGTTGGTGACGCATAGGTTCCCCCTTGAAGACGCCTTGAAGGCCTTTGAGACGTCGGCAGACCCGAAGAGCGGGGCTATCAAGGTACAGATTCAGAGTTTCGACTAG
- the ATP20 gene encoding ATP synthase subunit g encodes MAMSLARPMIRSPALRMASRRFESTAASKASEAAKDTASKAQQGLSRVTSAAGPAIAGAARGVGNALGRIGGRTGRLIAFVERQTPFVVYYSKVGAEVAKLVFQGQKMSPPSVATFQNTYQTLWRSFQRGTLFQTPQNILQQARNLSNAQLATAGVVAAECVGFFTVGEMIGRFKIVGYHGETASHH; translated from the exons atggccatgtcgctCGCTCGCCCCATGATCCGCTCGCCGGCTCTGCGGATGGCATCTCGCCGCTTCGAGAGCACCGCTGCCAGCAAGGCCAGCGAAGCCGCCAAGGACACCGCCTCCAAGGCCCAGCAGGGCCTATCACGCgtcaccagcgccgccggtcccgccattgccggcgctGCCAGAGGCGTTGGCAATGCTCTGGGCAGGATTGGCGGCCGTACCGGACGTCTGATTGCCTTTGTTGAGC GCCAAACCCCCTTCGTTGTCTACTACTCCAAGGTCGGCGCTGAGGTTGCCAAGCTGGTCTTCCAGGGCCAGAAGATGAGCCCTCC CTCCGTGGCCACTTTCCAAAACACCTACCAGACCCTCTGGCGATCCTTCCAGCGAGGCACCCTCTTCCAGACACCCCAGAACATCCTCCAGCAGGCCCGCAACCTCAGCAACGCCCAGCTCGCCACCGCCGGTGTCGTTGCCGCCGAGTGCGTCGGTTTCTTCACCGTCGGTGAGATGATTGGCCGCTTCAAGATTGTCGGATACCACGGCGAGACCGCCTCGCACCATTAA
- the laeA_3 gene encoding Secondary metabolism regulator laeA produces the protein MSHNPCDGAKKEDYFVRYGRYYASWRPGKYLFPIDDEESSRLDMVHKLFLVVQQDELYLAPLAENRPLRIMDLGTGSGIWAIHVAESVPIGMTPVQFDIEDPCWDSLMTRCDLVHIRMLFGSIHTVLWPQIYRNIYNHLLPGSGYLEHVEIEWVPRWDENDVDKEGNGMPDSPSALEEWSNLYMTGLETLGRNGRIDGAAIRQTIEDVGFTNVEEKTIRLYMSPWMPEYHKREGARWLNMCFTRGVEGMSLWPMIIGLGMREDEVRAICERAIYESLEMRLRTYFNV, from the exons ATGTCCCACAATCC ATGCGATGGAGCTAAAAAAGAAGACTACTTTGTACGGTATGGACGATATTATGCATCATGGCGACCTGGGAAATATCTATTTCCGATTGATGAT GAAGAGAGTAGCAGATTGGATATGGTTCACAAATTGTTCCTGGTTGTCCAACAAGATGAACTTTATCTCGCTCCGCTGGCCGAAAACCGGCCTCTTCGAATCATGGATCTAGGCACTGGAAGTGGTATATGGGCCATTCATGTTGCGGAAAG CGTTCCCATTGGGATGACGCCTGTACAATTTGACATTGAGGATCCATGTTGGGACTCTTTGATGACGCGTTGCGATTTAGTGCATATTCGAATGCTTTTTGGGAGCATCCACACTGTCCTGTGGCCGCAAATTTACCGCAACATATACAa TCACCTGCTCCCTGGCTCGGGGTATCTAGAGCATGTTGAGATCGAATGGGTGCCTCGTTGGGATGAAAATGATGTAGATAAAGAGGGAAACGGCATGCCAGACTCGCCATCGGCTCTCGAGGAGTGGTCAAACCTTTATATGACAGGGTTAGAAACGTTGGGCCGCAATGGCAGAATCGATGGAGCTGCGATTCGACAGACAATTGAGGATGTTGGATTTACCAATGTCGAGGAGAAAACTATTCGTCTTTACATGTCACCCTGGATGCCCGAATATCATAAGCGGGAGGGTGCGAGATGGCTCAACATGTGCTTTACTCGTGGGGTCGAAGGCATGAGTTTGTGGCCTATGATAATAGGGTTGGGCATGAGGGAGGATGAAGTTCGTGCCATATGTGAGAGAGCCATCTATGAGAGTTTGGAGATGCGCCTTCGCACCTACTTTAATGTGTAA